One stretch of Oryzias latipes chromosome 7, ASM223467v1 DNA includes these proteins:
- the LOC101173785 gene encoding uncharacterized protein LOC101173785 isoform X3 — protein sequence MGNTARKMNLDSVDSSIQKLLSALYPPYEATAPTLLNQLFQTIDSRFQGDALRCFLDFLIPAKHILNTVQQGACAQYSEALFLCEGWPLCLRDQVVIHLAPIDHLLLQPGDFYLQVAPFCDQSARILVCNLLEEEGVNLDVVEETPVSETSYLSIFNPDFLCEINHGRCGTPLSQCLLTTEEGLVRLPWEQVAVPDFGDLPRRAGSSMASAPPTYPPPLPLPSSPPDFPEKSSPSKSFPLSTEKPLLFKQSSQNIQNSHPSAFSVETRICPAKHGIAVSLCLVDSSSASSSQQLKVKESETVCKPIGWVSPNTWDSRFTGMTSSLSRNISAGKNKGDSESTLKKTQTFTKAQDMSRNYPADHAVADGEYIDALQASKLFGNDHLLTKEKSNVESQPPIQTEAENRTYPFMQSRACNQFLQEESQTHLQLTGKSHGNHQSGDGGPPLTHTHPQAHLPTESYEPPQCIRTVRFAEKPCTPCMKRRQGGTFSRAQELRCRYRDSYQAALQNPVTFGKEKMKNKLTVVEEDGDASLPNNWKQRSVGTETGYPCYNGQETQCDPKRQDQPPPPSVIEGICRGSGEKNKIPYWKLGDTSKASCKDYKATNNLHPLEPPSIRKIEQLKDIEQSSKPHGSLQNVNGANTTMEAITDTKTTLSHKNISKHSDLPHNRYGSTFSFSEIPKMDEPHERLQSSSTDGRCSSLSTAVVDISAKCELVIVEGQTVRRNENTDSCAEIPQLHVVKCKNSTAFGLVSPKITRKKIINPGSEQRSDSIGQQIENLSHSVRPPIVDIQRLAHRGPARPRPDHLPLETPDPSAHPLYQGVACLTGCKDRTGRAIVEFYGNHQGWNSSVTSYDLFQMLLYFHSITRKEVREAGLTLIFDAKKRHPPPQLYKALMDLQEWHPCVVNSLVLVVDKDNALLPEKCPGIQTNVVTSIKALLKLVEINHLSSNLDGTLSRSPCVWVEVHQRLFPFVNGLHEASNLLRRALHKLEEPQMTQTVQAVQQCMMNRKTLIRDVLEDSRLVSLQREGGAVLARLRKESDLKYPQCEDLSDAVDSVTCLYNYVEEQAHILVQKTNMTLEHLEYLLPLREIEGHLRQIQQWFNQEGERHLLEAKSVEESGDRMEQILNSFTSFLIEANDRRHHAAPLLSEAERLQKNGLSHPETEIFGAYVCSFKANLEDFLGRAEQCGRELQIMVNVCDFCEQATMLATECTDYLNQSRPRIHKKQDANRTSQVNHTSTQPLQQSQNSGVSMTDSCQPEIHANQNSDPISTNKSAPSTDSFILQAFQERFRHFSSESFQEVKAQASSLRSSRGMRVWNAAWLICQKAQQQLQERMQEMDELYYQQAHFNRWCAGHFVDVECTNVQNEPPGGQSLVVQSSFGPERPQWEGVVSGCGDLKERRPTLCDSSPSSTAACCNIKPEENSRSKICQESQITPQSHHRSSRKNEKGTRRRELSRARSERDAAALSQSHNVGCQWFPWGRRSVSQDLSNARVITADSSTSPEQRTPPPSSCSHHGQPSCRILQEAQKFQISRHGSFCSEDSCASDQGALGGNRAVCCQNSSLPGQGCEGSFCLAKPHESSSSALRLQRVMEELVFTEREYARSLGYILTHYFPLMDRLDIPQDLRGKRGIIFGNLEKLYDFHNHYFLPELEACEREPAMIARCFLRHSESFGLYSLYSKNKPQSDALILHRRHDIFKKKQQELGDLMDLSSYLLRPIQRISKYSLLLQDMLALSRSYRPKDRIEDAFSESDECGPPAYVSDLRGSERERELAEIQAAADLVRFQMRHGNDLLTMDAIQDCDQINLKEQGQLIRQDEFTVFFRKKKCIRRIFLFEDLILFTKPKKTDVGNDVYVYKQSFKTNDIGMTHNSSVGSLCFEIWFRRRKSEDTYTLKASSIEVKKAWTNDLESILWDQAAHSRELRLQERVFMGIGRKLYMDIQPSEAAICNRGVSCVLPGRRL from the exons ATGGGAAACACAGCAAGGAAGATG AACCTTGATTCTGTGGATAGTTCGATCCAGAAGCTTCTGTCTGCGCTGTACCCACCCTATGAAGCTACAGCCCCCACGCTGCTAAACCAACTCTTCCAAACCATCGACAGTCGTTTTCAGGGAGATGCACTTCGTTGTTTCTTGGACTTTCTGATCCCGGCTAAGCACATTTTAAACACAGTGCAGCAGGGAGCATGT GCTCAGTACTCTGAGGCACTTTTCCTGTGTGAAGGCTGGCCTCTGTGCTTACGCGACCAAGTTGTGATCCATCTTGCCCCCATTGACCACCTGCTTCTTCAACCTGGCGACTTTTATCTCCAGGTGGCGCCATTCTGTGACCAGTCAGCCCGCATTTTGGTCTGCAACCTCTTGGAGGAGGAAGGAGTTAATTTAGATGTAGTGGAGGAGACTCCAGTCTCTGAGACCTCTTACCTTTCTATATTTAATCCTGACTTCTTATGCGAGATCAACCACGGCCGCTGTGGAACGCCACTTAGCCAATGCTTGCTCACCACTGAGGAAGGTTTGGTGAGGTTGCCATGGGAACAGGTGGCTGTGCCTGATTTTGGGGACCTGCCTCGGAGGGCTGGGAGTAGCATGGCCTCTGCTCCTCCAACATATCCTCCTCCACTTCCTCTtccttcatctcctcctgaCTTTCCAGAAAAGAGCTCACCTAGTAAATCATTTCCTCTGTCAACTGAAAAGCCATTGTTGTTCAAACAGAGCTCCCAAAATATCCAGAATTCCCATCCCTCCGCTTTCTCTGTAGAAACTAGAATATGTCCAGCAAAACATGGCATAGCCGTGTCACTTTGCCTTGTGGACAGTAGCTCTGCTTCTTCATCCCAACAGCTCAAAGTTAAAGAGAGTGAAACAGTGTGTAAGCCAATAGGCTGGGTTTCCCCTAATACCTGGGACAGCCGCTTTACTGGGATGACTTCCTCTTTGAGTCGAAACATATCTGCTGGCAAAAATAAAGGTGATTCTGAAAGCACACTGaagaaaacacagacttttaCAAAAGCACAAGATATGAGCAGAAATTACCCAGCAGACCATGCTGTTGCAGATGGGGAATACATTGATGCATTGCAAGCCAGCAAGCTATTTGGTAATGACCATTTACTCACTAAAGAGAAATCAAATGTGGAAAGTCAACCACCCATACAAACTGAAGCAGAAAATCGAACATACCCGTTTATGCAAAGTCGGGCATGTAATCAATTCCTTCAGGAAGAGTCACAAACTCATTTGCAGTTAACAGGTAAATCACACGGTAATCATCAGTCTGGAGATGGAGGACCaccattaacacacacacacccacaagcACATTTGCCCACAGAGTCATATGAACCCCCTCAGTGTATTCGCACTGTTCGCTTTGCAGAGAAACCCTGTACTCCGTGCATGAAAAGGCGACAAGGCGGAACATTTTCCAGAGCTCAAGAGTTGCGATGCAGGTACAGGGACTCGTATCAGGCTGCTTTACAAAACCCTGTCacctttggaaaagaaaaaatgaagaataagCTAACAGTTGTGGAAGAGGATGGTGATGCATCTTTACCCAACAATTGGAAACAGAGATCAGTGGGGACTGAAACAGGGTATCCATGTTATAATGGTCAAGAAACACAGTGTGATCCTAAGAGACAAGAccaacctcctcctccttctgttATTGAAGGCATTTGTAGAGgatctggagaaaaaaataaaattccttaCTGGAAACTTGGAGATACAAGCAAAGCTTCCTGTAAGGACTATAAGGCAACAAATAATTTGCATCCTCTGGAGCCACCATCTATAAGGAAAATTGAACAATTAAAAGATATTGAACAGTCGAGCAAACCTCATGGCAGCTTGCAAAACGTCAATGGAGCAAATACAACCATGGAAGCAATTACAGACACTAAAACTACTTTGTCACACAAGAACATCTCTAAACACTCAGATCTTCCCCACAACAGGTATGGATCAACATTTAGTTTCAGTGAAATTCCAAAAATGGACGAACCTCATGAAAGACTGCAAAGCAGCTCTACAGATGGAAGATGTTCATCACTGTCCACAGCGGTGGTGGACATCTCTGCAAAGTGTGAGCTGGTAATTGTTGAGGGCCAAACAGTACGGAGAAATGAAAACACTGACTCGTGTGCCGAGATTCCCCAGCTACATGTggtgaaatgtaaaaacagcaCAGCCTTTGGActggtttcccccaaaataaccAGGAAGAAAATCATCAATCCAG GAAGTGAGCAAAGGAGTGATTCTATTGGCCAACAAATAGAGAACCTGTCTCACAGCGTCCGCCCTCCGATCGTGGACATTCAGAGGCTAGCGCACCGCGGCCCTGCTCGCCCTCGACCTGACCACCTCCCCCTGGAAACCCCAGACCCAAGCGCCCACCCCCTCTATCAAGGAGTGGCATGTCTCACAG GTTGCAAAGACAGAACAGGCAGAGCAATAGTCGAGTTCTATGGAAATCACCAGGGATGGAATTCATCTGTAACAAGCTACGATCTCTTCCAAATGTTACTCTACTTCCACTCCATTACCAG gAAAGAAGTCAGAGAAGCTGGGTTGACGCTTATTTTTGATGCCAAGAAGAGGCATCCACCACCCCAGCTCTACAAGGCATTAATGGATCTTCAA GAGTGGCATCCCTGTGTAGTGAATAGTTTGGTCCTCGTGGTGGACAAAGACAACGCCCTTCTGCCGGAAAAATGTCCGGGGATACAG ACCAATGTGGTGACATCGATAAAAGCTTTGCTGAAGCTGGTGGAGATAAATCATTTGAGCTCAAACTTGGATGGGACGCTGTCTCGCAGCCCTTGTGTCTGGGTGGAGGTGCACCAG AGACTTTTCCCGTTCGTTAATGGCCTTCATGAGGCATCCAACCTGCTACGCAGAGCGCTTCATAAATTAGAAGAACCTCAGATGACACAAACTGTGCag GCTGTGCAGCAATGCATGATGAACCGGAAGACTCTGATTAGGGACGTCTTGGAGGATAGCCGATTGGTTAGCCTGCAGAGAGAAGGCGGGGCTGTTCTGGCTAGACTGAGGAAGGAAAGTGACTTAAAATATCCTCAATGTGAAGACCTCAG TGATGCAGTGGATTCAGTGACCTGCTTGTACAACTACGTAGAGGAGCAAGCTCACATCCTAGTCCAGAAGACCAACATGACACTGGAACATCTGGAGTATCTGCTGCCACTCAGAGAGATAGAGGGACACCTCAGACAGATTCAGCAGTGGTTTAACCAGGAGGGAgagcgccacctgctggaggCTAAATCAGTTGAAGAATCTGGTGACAGGATGGAACAGATTCTTAACAGCTTCACAAGTTTCTTGATTGAAGCCAAC GACCGAAGACATCATGCAGCGCCCCTACTATCAGAGGCAGAAAGGCTCCAGAAAAATGGGTTGTCCCACCCAGAGACTGAGATTTTTGGGGCTTATGTTTGCTCTTTTAAAGCTAATCTTGAGGATTTCTTGGGCAGAGCAGAGCAATGTGGACGTGAGCTGCAGATCATGGTTAATGTGTGCGACTTCTGTGAGCAG GCTACAATGCTGGCCACTGAATGTACTGATTACTTGAACCAAAGTCGACCCAGAatccacaaaaaacaagatGCCAACAGAACCTCACAGGTCAATCATACAAGCACTCAGCCACTGCAGCAAAGCCAGAACTCTGGTGTGAGCATGACAGATAGTTGTCAGCCCGAAATCCATGCAAATCAAAACTCAGATCCAATCTCCACTAACAAATCAGCACCTTCTACTGACAGCTTCATTCTTCAGGCTTTCCAAGAAAGGTTCCGGCATTTCAGCTCTGAGAGTTTCCAGGAGGTAAAGGCCCAGGCCAGCTCCCTGCGGAGTTCTCGGGGAATGCGGGTCTGGAATGCTGCCTGGCTGATATGTCAGAAAgcccagcagcagctccaggagAGGATGCAAGAGATGGATGAACTTTACTATCAACAAGCACATTTTAACCGGTGGTGTGCTGGTCATTTTGTGGATGTGGAATGTACCAATGTTCAGAATGAACCTCCTGGTGGACAAAGCTTGGTGGTACAATCAAGCTTTGGACCTGAGCGACCGCAGTGGGAGGGTGTTGTGTCAGGATGTGGAGATCTAAAGGAAAGGAGGCCCACCCTCTGCGACAGCAGCCCCAGTTCAACTGCAGCCTGCTGTAACATCAAACCTGAGGAAAACAGCAGAAGTAAAATCTGCCAGGAGTCCCAGATCACTCCACAGTCACATCACAG GTcttcaagaaaaaatgaaaaggggACGAGACGGAGAGAGCTGAGCAGAGCCAGGAGTGAGAGGGAtgctgctgctctgtctcaGTCCCACAATGTTGGCTGCCAGTGGTTTCCTTGGGGACGTAGATCAGTGAGCCAGGATTTAAGCAACGCTAGAGTCATCACAGCTGACTCCTCCACTTCTCCTGAACAGAGGACTCCACCACCCTCCTCTTGTTCCCACCATGGTCAGCCATCGTGTCGAATCCTCCAGGAAGCTCAGAAGTTTCAGATCTCTCGTCATGGGAGCTTCTGTTCAGAGGACTCCTGCGCGAGTGACCAGGGGGCTTTAGGAGGAAACAGGGCCGTGTGTTGCCAAAACTCCAGTCTGCCTGGCCAAGGATGTGAGGGATCATTTTGTTTGGCAAAGCCACATGAGAGTTCAAGCAGTGCTCT gagGCTGCAGCGTGTCATGGAAGAGCTGGTCTTCACAGAGAGGGAGTATGCGCGCTCACTTGGTTACATCCTGACCCACTACTTCCCCCTCATGGACAGATTGGACATTCCCCAAGACCTCAGAGGAAAGCGAGGGATCATATTTGGCAACCTGGAGAAGCTCTATGACTTCCATAACCACTATTTCCTACCTGAGTTGGAGGCCTGTGAGAGAGAGCCAGCCATGATAGCTCGCTGCTTCCTCAGACAT agtgagAGTTTTGGTCTGTACTCTTTGTACAGTAAGAACAAACCGCAGTCCGATGCTCTGATTCTGCACCGCCGCCATGATATCTTTAAG AAGAAGCAGCAGGAGCTGGGAGACCTGATGGATCTGTCGTCATATTTACTGAGACCGATCCAGAGGATCAGCAAGTACAgcctgctgctgcaggacatGCTGGCCTTGTCCAGATCATACAGGCCAAAAGACAGGATTGAAGATGCATTCTCTGAGTCTGATGAGTGTGGCCCGCCTGCTTATGTGTCTGACCTGAGGGGCAGTGAGAGGGAGAGGGAGCTGGCTGAGATCCAGGCTGCTGCAGACCTAGTTCGCTTTCAGATGCGCCATGGCAATGATTTACTCACCATGGACGCTATCCAGGACTGTGAT CAGATTAATTTGAAAGAACAGGGGCAGCTGATTCGCCAGGACGAATTCACAGTTTTCTTTAGGAAGAAGAAATGTATTCGTCGCATCTTCCTCTTTGAAGATTTGATTCTCTTCACCAAGCCCAAGAAAACAGATGTTGGAAATGATGTTTATGTCTACAAGCAGTCATTTAAG ACCAATGACATAGGGATGACTCACAATTCCTCTGTGGGCAGTCTGTGTTTTGAGATCTGGTTCCGCAGAAGGAAAAGTGAGGACACGTATACTTTGAAGGCCTCTAGCATAGAGGTGAAGAAAGCCTGGACCAACGATCTGGAAAGCATTCTGTGGGATCAGGCTGCTCACAGCAGAG AGCTGCGGCTGCAGGAGAGGGTGTTCATGGGAATAGGCCGAAAACTTTACATGGACATTCAACCCAGTGAAGCTGCAATTTGTAATCGCGGCGTCAGCTGTGTCTTGCCTGGAAGAA GGCTTTAG